A single window of Plasmodium malariae genome assembly, chromosome: 8 DNA harbors:
- the PmUG01_08031800 gene encoding ribonucleotide reductase small subunit, putative — protein MNKEYYHNQEVLLEAQNNDDILKENQFRWVMFPIKYKTFWTYYKEIESLFWTAEDYNFDKDKQYLDNIDKNMLVKLFELVCFYSLKDLHVYKEQALITSKMLDIIQIPEGRAFYGFQMCMENIHDEVYACIFETYIPDSKQKRVIINKVIQLDSVLKKQKWLTEIFETNIPFYNKLILIYISKVLFNGTLNILIGYCKENSILPGLCTVHEKIHRDEYLHGDFSVMCCNHLNNKLKYEYVLEYFKIAVELEYQFSLEMLELSVLKIKKEQVKSFLEYLADSMLVNLKYPKHFNAKYPFSWPEFNKITVSESQKTESVKKADEIYGEKQITFDEDF, from the exons GTTCCCcataaaatacaaaacatTCTGG ACTTACTACAAAGAGATAGAATCCCTGTTTTGGACTGCTGAGGATTATAATTTTGATAAGGATAAACAATACTTGGACAACATTGACAAAAATATGCTTGTGAAATTGTTCGAGCTTGTTTGCTTCTATAGTTTGAA GGATTTGCACGTGTACAAGGAACAAGCACTAATAACGAGCAAAATGTTAGACATTATTCAAATACCAGAAGGCAGAGCTTTTTACGGTTTTCAGATGTGTATGGAAAATATTCATGATGAAGTTTATGCATGTATTTTTGAAACGTATATTCCTGACTCTAAACAGAAAAgagtaataattaataaggTAATACAACTAGAtagtgttttaaaaaaacaaaaatggcTAACTGAAATATTCGAAACAAATATCCCTTTCTACAATAAACTAATTCTTATCTATATTTCTAAAGTTCTTTTTAACGGAACGTTAAATATTCTAATTGGTTATTGTAAGGAAAATTCTATTCTACCTGGATTATGTACCGTTcatgaaaaaatacataGAGATGAATATCTTCATGGTGATTTTTCAGTTATGTGTTGtaatcatttaaataataaattaaaatatgaatatgtattagaatattttaaaatagcaGTTGAGTTAGAGTATCAGTTCTCTTTGGAAATGCTAGAACTGTCtgtcttaaaaataaaaaaagaacaagtCAAATCCTTTTTGGAATATTTAGCTGATAGCATGTTAGTAAATTTGAAATACCCAAAACATTTTAATGCAAAATATCCCTTTTCTTGGCCTGAATTTAATAAG ATCACTGTGAGTGAGAGTCAAAAAACAGAGTCCGTTAAAAAAGCTGATGAAATTTATGgtgaaaaacaaataacGTTTGACGAAGACTTCTGA
- the ENO gene encoding enolase, putative, with protein MASVITRISAREILDSRGNPTVEVDLETNLGIFRAAVPSGASTGIYEALELRDNDKSRYLGKGVQQAIKNINEKIAPKLIGLNCTEQKKIDNMMVQELDGSKNEWGWSKNKLGANAILAISMAVCRAGAAANKVSLYKYLAQLADKKTDQMVLPVPCLNVINGGSHAGNKLSFQEFMIVPVGAPSFKEALRYGAEVYHTLKSEIKKKYGIDATNVGDEGGFAPNILNANEALDLLVSAIKGAGYEGKVKIAMDVAASEFYNSDNKTYDLDFKTPNNDKSLVKTGAELVNLYIDLVKKYPIISIEDPFDQDDWENYAKLTEAIGKDVQIVGDDLLVTNPTRITKALEKKACNALLLKVNQIGSITEAIEACLLSQKNNWGVMVSHRSGETEDVFIADLVVALRTGQIKTGAPCRSERNAKYNQLLRIEESLGSSALFAGEKFRLQMN; from the exons ATGGCTAGTGTAATAACTCGCATATCAGCCCGGGAAATTTTAG ACTCCAGAGGAAACCCAACGGTTGAAGTCGATTTGGAAACAAACTTGGGTATCTTTCGCGCTGCTGTTCCTTCCGGAGCATCCACGGGTATTTACGAAGCACTTGAGCTTAGAGACAATGACAAGAGTAGGTATTTAGGAAAAGGTGTTCAACAAGCAATTaagaatattaatgaaaagatAGCACCAAAATTGATTGGATTAAATTGCACAGAACAGAAGAAGATCGACAATATGATGGTTCAAGAATTAGATGGTAGTAAGAATGAATGGGGATGgtcaaaaaacaaattaggGGCTAATGCAATTTTAGCTATTTCTATGGCAGTATGTAGAGCTGGTGCTGCGGCAAATAAAGTTtctttatacaaatatttagcTCAACTAGCTGACAAAAAAACAGATCAAATGGTTTTACCAGTTCCTTGTTTAAATGTTATTAATGGTGGATCACATGCAGGTAATAAATTATCTTTCCAAGAATTCATGATAGTCCCAGTTGGTGCTCCAAGTTTTAAAGAAGCTTTAAGATATGGTGCAGAAGTATATCATACATTAAAatcagaaataaaaaagaaatacggAATCGATGCGACAAATGTAGGTGATGAAGGAGGATTTGCaccaaatattttaaatgcaaATGAAGCCCTTGATTTGTTAGTAAGTGCTATTAAGGGAGCTGGATATGAAGGTAAGGTAAAAATTGCTATGGATGTTGCTGCTTCAGAGTTTTATAACAGTGATAACAAAACATATGACTTAGATTTTAAAACACCAAATAATGATAAGTCATTAGTAAAAACTGGTGCTGAGTTAGTTAACTTATACATCGATTTAGTTAAAAAGTATCCTATCATTTCAATTGAAGATCCATTTGATCAAGATGATTGGGAAAACTATGCAAAACTTACAGAAGCTATTGGTAAGGACGTACAAATTGTAGGAGATGATTTATTAGTTACAAATCCAACCAGAATTACTAAAGCACTTGAGAAAAAAGCATGTAATGCTTTATTACTTAAAGTAAACCAAATTGGTTCAATAACAGAAGCTATTGAAGCATGCTTACTttctcaaaaaaataattgggGAGTCATGGTATCACACAGGTCAGGTGAAACAGAAGATGTTTTTATTGCTGACTTAGTTGTTGCACTTAGAACTGGTCAAATAAAAACTGGTGCTCCTTGTAGAAGTGAAAGAAATGCCAAGTATAATCAATTGTTAAGAATTGAGGAATCCCTTGGCAGTAGCGCGCTTTTTGCGGGGGAAAAGTTCAGATTACAGATGAATTAA